In the genome of Leptospira kanakyensis, one region contains:
- a CDS encoding LA_3751/LA_3752 family putative glycosyltransferase, whose translation MTTKPKNVAIILSLLLLTLQILIRVDTFYLSDPLVKMIQVISLWNQNWSTEGILYSAKDFDPLFLMSPLNEGFVFLHEGRLIGQYPIGLTFPYSLLGFLPLNFLPYFNVVFFALFLRILFKNGIKTSVVLLVAFGTVTFPLLVDFSENGLFLVLSGYGYVFLYKAFLDDKKENWILGNIFLGLSLWLRLEGILLFISIQSTIFLIYYFVKKQSFIEAIHPKRYSIFFLFIVLFLIWNTVSYSHPLGTRYLTNFGKFEKQFYEQIKIFLSIAFTYPRQSAWSLGFFLHTPIFIYLFIKLRKTQILKNLNITFHLSIVILFLFFVAFTSPNDGITLTGRYLLVLVYPLSFLLNEKMDELQTNKVLFKLLYTWSFVCTTLIMVVFYLSSKELKKLRSELAQFHSPLIVTTNEILSGSFGLDLLNQKVISIRRKEVVKYFYDNINKMAPKEFMVLTVGKETKYNTEEKDVFSAILFDSKEAGYNCEKEERSSRVLARRCIQIDNR comes from the coding sequence GTGACTACAAAACCTAAAAACGTCGCCATCATCCTTTCTCTTCTATTACTTACCTTACAGATTCTAATTCGAGTTGATACATTCTATTTATCTGACCCATTAGTAAAAATGATTCAAGTGATTTCGCTTTGGAATCAAAATTGGTCTACAGAAGGAATCCTTTATTCAGCTAAAGATTTTGATCCTCTTTTTTTAATGAGTCCCCTCAATGAAGGATTTGTTTTTTTACATGAAGGACGATTGATTGGACAATATCCAATTGGACTCACTTTCCCCTATTCTTTACTTGGTTTTTTACCCTTAAATTTTCTTCCTTACTTCAATGTTGTTTTTTTTGCCCTATTTTTGAGAATATTATTCAAAAACGGAATCAAAACATCGGTGGTTCTTCTTGTAGCATTCGGAACCGTCACATTTCCACTGTTAGTGGATTTTTCGGAGAATGGATTATTTTTAGTTCTTTCTGGTTATGGTTATGTTTTTTTATATAAAGCTTTTTTAGACGATAAAAAAGAAAATTGGATTTTAGGAAACATATTTCTCGGATTATCTCTTTGGCTTAGATTGGAAGGGATTCTTTTGTTTATTTCCATACAATCGACAATTTTTCTAATTTATTATTTTGTAAAAAAACAATCTTTTATAGAAGCAATCCATCCGAAAAGGTATTCTATTTTTTTCTTGTTTATTGTTCTATTTTTAATTTGGAATACGGTTAGTTATTCCCATCCACTTGGCACAAGATATCTCACCAACTTCGGAAAGTTTGAAAAACAATTCTACGAACAAATTAAGATTTTTTTATCTATCGCATTTACCTACCCGAGACAATCCGCCTGGTCTTTAGGTTTTTTTCTCCATACTCCTATTTTTATTTATCTTTTCATCAAGTTACGAAAAACTCAAATTCTTAAAAACTTAAATATAACATTCCATTTATCGATTGTTATCTTATTTTTATTTTTTGTAGCTTTTACCTCGCCCAATGACGGAATCACTCTCACCGGAAGATATTTACTTGTTTTAGTATACCCTCTCTCCTTTCTTTTAAACGAAAAGATGGATGAATTACAAACCAACAAAGTTCTATTCAAATTACTTTATACCTGGTCATTTGTTTGTACAACTCTGATCATGGTTGTTTTTTATCTTTCAAGTAAGGAACTAAAAAAATTACGTTCGGAATTGGCCCAATTCCATTCGCCGCTTATTGTCACCACAAATGAAATATTATCCGGAAGTTTTGGTTTAGATCTATTAAATCAGAAAGTAATTTCTATTCGGAGAAAAGAAGTCGTAAAATATTTTTACGATAATATTAACAAAATGGCTCCAAAAGAATTTATGGTTTTGACCGTGGGAAAAGAAACCAAATACAATACGGAAGAAAAAGATGTATTTTCGGCTATCTTATTTGATTCAAAAGAAGCAGGTTACAACTGCGAGAAA